The nucleotide sequence gtgggcagccactaaacaggagcTCGGGGAGCGGTgagtagggacggtaccttgctcaggggtacctcagggtagccgttcagtggatttgaacccccgaccttccgatcatggggcgaccactctacctactgagctattaAGCACCTGTGGGGCATTCTCAAATGGAAGGTGGAGGAGCGCAAGGTCTCTAACATCCACCTGCTCCATGATGTCATCATTGAGGAGTGGAAGAGGGTGCCAGTAGCACCCTGTGAAGCTCTAGTGAACTCCATACCCAACAGAGTTAAGACAGTGTTGGCAAATAATGGTGGCCACACAAAATATTGACACTTTGGGCACAGTTTGGACATTTTCACTTAGGGCTGTACTCACTTTTGTTGCCAGCAGTTTAGACATTAATGGCTGTATGTTGAGGTATTTTAAGGTGACATCAAATTTACACTGTTATACAAGCTGTACACCGACTACTTAACACTGTATCAAAGTGTCATGTCTTCAATGTTGTCCCATGAAaagatataataaaatatttacaaaaatgtgaggggtgtactcacttttgtgAGATACTGTATTCTTAATCAAACAGATAAGGTTGGAAGGTAACTTACGATCAGAGATCTCTGTCTTCTTTTTACAAACGAGAAACAGAGCTACGGGCAACACCAAAACCCACAACGCCTCCTTTTTAAACTTGGGCAAGTCTAATGGAAGACAATGAGAAAGCGAGACAGAACTTTAAAATGCCAGAATAACATTATAGGAAGGAAAGAGATCCTTGAAGCTCAGACTACCATATAGAATAATGAAGGTGGATTAAACTTTCTTTAAAGGATCAGAGAGATCAAGCTACATGTTTTAGACAAAACTCACCTGTGACAACAATCTGAAAATTACAGCATGACTCCAGATTCTCCGATTCATTCAAAGTGCAGTTGTACATGCCTGAGTCTGAGTTtttcagctgtgtgatgctcaGATAAAGAAAATCGTTGTGAATGCTGTATCTCCCCCTCTGAGCCATGTCATTAGTTGTTTGAAAGAGAGTAGTTGTTTCGCCATTTTTCTTACAGAACAGTTTCTTTTGTCCAGGAGAAGAACATGTGCATTTGATTGTGATGGGCCCTCCTTCCGTTGCCGTAAGAATGGGAAAACCAGTGTTTCCATCCTGCAGCGCTGTTGAAAAATCATTAGTTAACATTTTCCTGTAAGTGTGCAGTGCAAAGCTAATTCCTTCTTCAGGTTTCCAGGTTTACAATTTGATTTGGTTATTCAGATTCAGAAATCTATACAACATTATCTTCTACTAAAAATGTGTAagacttgtaaaaaaaaaaaaatacctgcaGCCCATAGAAAAAGTATCAATGTGACCAAAGTTTATTGCTCTTCATCTGTGGATTGCATTTTGTGTAAGAAAAGGCAATGGATGTGGAAGAGTGCATCCACGAATGTTTTTATCAGCAAGTTGTTTAATGGTGAAATACTGTTCTGataagtctgtgaaggttctcagtcatccaggtcatcgtagtctaaggagcttggaaagaaaagtgtctggacttctttaagttgcttgaagacgtttcatctgagaagcttcttcagttctaaggtcaaatgatggagagtcccagatttaaaccctgtgggagtgtccccccatgAGGGAtaatggaccccctaatgatcctctacctagtcacatgagccaaggtgtgaaaacgggtgtaggtcacaatcagccaaggtttcgggtgaactcattgtgaaacctagccccacactatcatgtgagtgggcgttaaggcgtctgggaagggatctcaaaactggactatagatggcagacagttggtgtcgtaaactaCCACCTCTTTTCAAAGATGGTTGTTCTCAGTGGACATAGATAGCCACAGCGGACATAGATGGAGTCATCACTCCCACCACCCTCtgaaacacaaacttggagtaatcaaGACCCTACAACACTGGGCAGAAAATGTTCcatctaagcctgaagggaaaaagaaggaaaacacacaTGTAATGGAGGctcttaaaacatgtggttatcctaactgggcctTCATCAAGTCAACAAAGAGGCACCGAAAAAAAGATCAGACAACAACTGGGGAGGATCAGAAAGAGAAACACAATATTGTTATCCCCTTATGTAGCAGGTTTATCagaaaaactcaggagagtcttcTCCATCCCAGTGtatttcagacccagcaacactctcagacaaaaactggtacATCCCAAAGACAGAACTCCTAACCACGAACTTAACAACGTAGTATATGCTGTACAGTGGAGCgaggaatgctcagacctctacattggagagaccaaacagctaCTTCATGAACGCATAggacaacatagaagagccacctccacggcaCAAGACTCAGTGgcccatctgcatctaaaggacaaaggtcttTTTGAGGAcaccaatgttcacattttggacagagaggacagatggtttgaaagaggccatctatgtccactgtgtgcgaccatctttgaacagaggcggtggtttacgacaccaactgtctgccatctataatccagttttgagatcctttcccagacgccttaacgccgaCTCACATCCTGGaccttttgacctcaggaaatcgcatgatagggtggggctagttTTTACAGTGAGTTCACCCAAAACTTTGGCTGACTGTGACTTaaacccattttcacaccttgactTGTGTGATTAGGTCATTAGGTGGTcttttgtccctcttggggggatagtaccacagggcttaaatctgggactctccaccatttgacattagaactgaagaagcttctcggatgagaggagAAACATCTTCAAGTAACTTAAAGatgtccagacacttttctttccaagctgttctgataaaataaaataacatgttttagaccagcggtccccaacccccaggcTAAGGACCGGTACCGGTGTGAGAGTCATTTGGCACCGGGCCGCGAGAGCTGAGGCTTGGGtatgaaatttatggttttcaggattCGTTTacttggtttccctgggtcttttcccgtgttgtagttgtgtgtcttattttgaaagaaatatttaactgTTACCATAGTGACCAGAGAGCTTtaaagggcagagaggaggatgttactctcaatgttgttactctcaatgttgtcgATACCTTAAAGGCAGGtcagtgaaaatattgtttgacattaaaccggtccatggcccaaaaaaggttggggaccgctgttttaGAACATAAGGAAGCCTCTAAATTTAGTGAACTTGTCATTTGCAAAGGGGTTTTCCTAGCTGCTGtctaataaaagaaaaatccacCCAGTCTTCTTTTGGTTGAGTGAGCTTCCTGTTTTATGAGGTCAGAAGTATCTCAGCTAAAGCAACATGAATAAAACCCAAAAATGTGTTAATTTAAAAAGACCAAAGGAAGCAAAatgaatatatacaaaatatattatttccttaaagtaaatgaaaatgaaagtgagCTCCCATGGTGGAGGTTTGCTCTTATAGTGCTTCATGTTAATGTATGGTGTTATCCTGAGTATAAAGTGATTTCGAACTGTGCTTTAAAAGGTGCTAGACACTTATTAtataagttattattattattgctgttattgttattagtagtagtattgttattattattgttattaaaatTGGAGCTTAAATTAAAATTGATTGACAATGTGCACAAACTTACTGGTCAACTCTAAATATGTTAGTAAGTAAATAAAGAATAACATATTACAAAGATGTACTCACTGATGAAGATGAGGAAGATCAAAGTTTGGTATACCGTCATATTGAGAATCTGGTTTCATCTGACGTCTCGTTTTTCGCTTGTGAACCAGGAACTCCTTACTTCGATTAGTAATGAAACTCTCTTACTCTAATCTCACCCTCAGCAGTACTTTGTACAGTTTTTCCTATACTACAGCgtatttttctttgaaagacaGCTTTTGTTTGATTTCTCAGCAAACCAGACTTCGCATAATAATGAGCTATAACATGCTGAGGGAGTTAAAGATCATTCACCAAAATAACTCTCTGTAGAATTCATATGATAAGGAAAAGTCCAGTTTAATCCCTTAAGAAATGTCTTCATGTGTTTCAGGAGCTGATGCATTGATCAAATCTTAATCACCTCTGCAGAAAAAACAAGGCTCAACTTGTAGATTCATGAGAAGGTTACTTTAATGATTTGAGTCATTGTTATAGAAATAACTCCACAGGAAAAGCATCATAGTGGCGTCATTTAAAGTTTGAGCCAAATTTAACTTTTCTAAGAACCATTTTCTTTAACTACCTTAAATACTGTCACTTCCTTTTTTCAAACCTCTGTATGCAATTGTTCTTATATCTTATAAAGCACAGATTAATTTTAAATACCTTCAAACTTTTACAAACATGATTAGAGGAAGTGAAAACGTTCCTAGTAAGGCaagagtaaataaaaaaatgttgtggGTGAGTTAtattctaaaaacaaacaaaccaaaggtcACTTCTGAGGATGTTTATTGTTAGTAAAAAGAAAGTTAATCACAAAATCACCACTGAAAATGATCAATAATAACATTAACTAAGCCTAAACAACAAGTTAAACGTTTTAAGTCAAAACAATTGCATTATAATGAACTTTAATGAGTTTCTTAGACCAGTGATTCCCAAAATGTAGGTCTCACAGGAGTATCATGAATGTAATGCTCGTAAACAGCAAGAGGTCATTTAAGGAAGtgtttgctcacagggggtcgtTTGAtggttggggttttctctgtaccaccttaaaatataaagtgttttcaggtgactgctgttgtgatttggtgctatataaatgaaattcaaTTGAATTTATTAACTATACACTAAATAATCATGTTATTATGTCCACATTGCTAGGCTGGGCCCTATTTTACCTTAACTGCAATAATTTCAGTCCATaatgacatgatagcatcacacattgctgcagatttgtgggCTTAACATCAACAATGCGACTCTGATTCCAAAACAAAACTTGCTTTACTTCCTAATTAAGCTTCAAACTCGAAGTTGCATTTTCCTTGCACCGCTCCATCAAAGCTTGCTTTGTAAAAACACACGCTACCAATGATGCCTGAAGCAGTAACTGCTTCGGCCCTCTGATTGAATCGCATGACTGGTCCAAATTAGTCGATACTGCTAAGCAACGCAAAATGCTTCGTAACGGCTCATCAGTgccatgtgaatgtgtgttttcgaatgctggagaaagaaaaactgcagaaaAGATGTTTCTCAGTTACAATCTTTGAATCCCCATACCATGTACATAACTACACCCAGCCCTAGTTATACAAGCACAGCTTACCATCGCATCACATCCCCTGTTTCTCCAAGCATGTCGTCTTCCAGCTACTACGTTACATAAGTTTACAGAATCAATTGGCCAGTCAATCCATCTTTacaaaattgtatttatatcaTTCACACAAACCCTAGTTACACTCAGCACATGATTATTGAGACATTGTTTTGGTGTCTCCTATTTTGCCACTGTCACTTAAACAAAGCTTTGAATGAATGAACCCATTTTCAAAACAACTCATGAAGTGGTCTGATACTGATTGATTGCTTTATTTGCACATCACTACTAGCAAATAAGAAAGAAGCGAAACAACTTCACAACTTCTCATCCAGTGTTGTCATGCATCATGGGGCTGAAGAATGACAACAGGTTTGGTTAGGAACAGACTGACAGGGGCTCACAAAACATAAGAACAGCAGGAGAGGCAGAGAATATATGTAGAAGAGCGGATTAGGGTAGAGTGCACACACCTGGGAGCACAGCTGAACAGCATCAGTCTAACTAGACAGGGGAAGCAGAACTGAACATCATGCACACAATACGTGGgactattaaaataaaacaggaactaatGCACACACTGAGACCCAGAATATGACACGTAAACTTAACACAGGAACCAGAAATAAACAGACATGGCGACATGTCTTACTGGGGGCACAAAAGGACGAAGACAAGACAGAGATGACACTGGGACAGACTGGGCACGAAAAGGGAACTAAGATAATTAAACAAGAACCAAGAACTAGAAATATCTCTAGAAGTAGAAGAGGTATCTCATAATATTTGCAAAGAAATAAATCATATGGTCAGAACAGGCTCAAAATACTGCGTCGGacacccaggaccatgacaatgtGTCTCCGGACAAATGATCCATCACCGTTGGCTTGTGTGGTCTCATTAAACTCATTAAAAGTCAAGGTCCATCTGCAGACAGGATCGTGTGTGTTATTGTGCCTCCATGAGTGTGGAGTAGGTTCAGTCCTTGTCCTTGCAGGTTGCACCAAGAGTAAGATAAGTTCAGCCTTCACATTTGGAGGTTGGAGAACAGTCATCATAAAGAACCATCTggggaaaaatgaataaataaataaattagcagaagctgtcAATAGACAGCAGATTTTCACTTCAAGTtgttttgttcatatttttttatctatctatatctatatatagttTCATATTGTATACATATGTTGATTCTTTTCTCTGTGAAAGCTTTCAAAGTTTATGTGGGTATGCTCTTTGCAGGGCCAATATTTTAACTGCCACAGATTTAGATAGAAATAATTGATTTACAAAACCAGTGGTTCATCATCattgtcatttttatgttttttaatttagtttgcattttctattttaaattcaattaagTTTTAATTTCCAGTGCGAGTCAGTTTGTTTGAGTGTGATTAAAAATTAGTTTTAGCTATACGTAACTGTGGTTGCCAGTGACAACGCTATATAAAGGTACTATAaaacattatattttaaaacaacttCAGAAAAGCATTCAGCTTTTTAAAGAGTTAATTCCTTTAGTTAACAGAAAGTCACtgactgtgtctgtctgtgcattgTAGTGGGGGTTTCACTGagctttgctcttttttgtaGTCAAAAGGCTTAACAAAAGCACAGACTCTAAAccaaaacaccaacatcatgaacaataaaaccaaaacactgcAATCACAGAACTGAGCAAGAATGAGGTGACAAAATTCTGATATTACTGGTTTTAACATTACGTAAAGATTTTTGATTGACTGTTAATATAATTGCAGATTAGTGAAAttttcagtaaaaagaaaactttaaataGAAACAGAATTCAAATGAATGATTGCTCTTGGACTGAAATAATTTTCTCATGAACATTAACCACAAAGATGACCATCCAGTTAATCACTGTCCTTTTAAAACACGGGGCTGAATTGGTAGCATAATGTTTATTTAACTTTATAGTCTATATGTGTTTTTGAATTGACTTGACTTGAATTGACTGCAGTTTTAGTGGATTTAGCAAACTGTGAAATCActcctttctttttattaaatagtacTTTGTTAAATCGTTACAGAGAGAATAAACAAAGAGAAGTCACCTCAGTCTGGTTGTGGTCTGAGCTTCTCCTCCTGTTTAAATCTGTAGAAAACACATTACCATTGGCTAATCAGCCATGGGACTGTACCACTGAACTACTGCCCCACCTTTTAATAAATTCTCTTTGAATAAATTGTTCTTAAAGGTGCAGAAAGAATCGTTTGGAGGGTAACTCACCGTTAAAATGAACTGCCCTTTTTTCATAGATGAGCAACAGAACAACAGGCAGAAGAAAAATAACCAATACCAGTATTATAACCACAGGCAAGAGGATACCTGAAGGAAAGAAGATGCAATTAAAGGAGCCAGAATAACATCCACTATATACACAGCAGAGTAGGTAAGAAAGGAACTCTGTTCATGTTCGTTGGTTGAGAGAAAATCTTGTAAAATGTAGAATAATGAACCTGAACTTGCAAGTGATGTTTTAGGCTGTTTGGTGCTTTCACTGAAGGCTGATAAAGGTAAGGTACTTCCTGAAGTAAAACTCcgtgttggtggtggtggtggtggtgaagagAGATGAGCTGACGAAGAAATAGGTTTCACAGGTGATTTAGTCTTGAAAGTAGTTGAAGCTATGAACAAAGAAACAATTAGAACAACACTTCTTGCTCAAAGCAGTCTGTAACCAAAGAACGTTCACTAATAGTCTAACAACACAGGGGTTTTCAATGTACGATAAACTAAATACACTTAAAATcctcagagacacaaaggtTTTCATGACTTTCTGTAGAAATTTACCTTCTGTGACAACGATCTCAAAATCCCAGTTTAAAGATAAGTGATCTGAAGGTGTTCTGTCCAAAGAGCACCTGTACCGGCCTGAGTCAGACTTTTCCAGCTTAGTGATGCTCACATAGACAACtgtataaatgagaaaaaatccTTCTATATATTTAATACTATATCTGCCACTCTGGGCTGAATCATCTGTTGTTTCAATGAGAATAtttcctttttcacatttttctttacagaaGAGCTTCCTGTTTCCAGACAGAGTAAATGAGCATCCAACTGTGATGGTTCCTCCTTCCACTCCAGTGCGGATGGGAATGACTGCATCGACAACACCCTGCAGAGctgctgaaaacacaaaaaatcatTAGTTACTGTCTGTACTGTAAGACAGCACTGCTTTATATTTAAAGATACACATATTGCTTTaattttaaacaatttaaaacattaaaaacaattctGTTTACAGATACTCTACATAAAAACGTGACTCATGATGGCAAAGATGTAGATTGCTGAGAAGTCTTTCAAAATGAAtgacaccaaaagtcacacaaCGATTTTTGGATACATTAGTTCTGAAATTAAAAGTTACGAGTAGCTCAAAGTAAAACTCCATACTGTATTGCAGTTGGCTTACAGAATTACTATAACTTACACTTATGAAAAAGAACGCTTTCACATGACCCTGTTTACTCCTGTGATTCAGTAGCTTGCTGAACCACCATAGCAGTGGTACCCTGAAGTCATTGCTTCTAAcataaaaagtgtttgttttgggttttttttactttttctgtctttcatatctttgtggacaacttttggcccactcttctttacagtgtGGGCTCTGTTCAGTTGAGCCTTACAGGTATTCATTTGTGCAGTGCTCTCTTAAGTCCCACCAAAGCATTttaatcaggttgaggtctggactttaaCAGGGCCATTGCAATAtctttattcttttattctcCCTCAAAGGGAGGGAGTATCAAATTCGTtccttttgtttgtctgttttagaaatccatccatccatccatccatccatcttcttctgcttatctggggccgggtcgtgggggcagcagcctaagcagagaagcccaggcttccctctccccggccacctcctccagcttgtcggGTGTTCCCAGGCAAGCCAatagatataatctctccagtgtgtcctgggtctgccccggggcctcctcctgcTGGGACATGTCTGGAACACCCCACCCAGAGGGGGCGCTCGGGAGGCATCCTTATCAGATGCCCGAATCACCTCAACTgactcctttcgatgtggagaagcagcagctctactctgagcccctcacGGATGGCTGAACTCCTCCCCCCATCtataagggagaggccagccaccatTCAGAGGAAGCCCacttccgccgcttgtatctgCGATCCTTGTAacgttctttcagtcactacccacagctcatgaccataggtgagggttgGCAGGTAGATCAACTGGtaagcttcgcttttacactcagctctgtcTTCACCACGATAGACTGATTGACCACGATAGAGTGTCCGCTTTACTGCAGTCGCAGCACCAATCCCTCTGTTGATCTCCCGCTCACTTCTCCCGTCACTTGTGAccaagaccctgagatacttgaactcctccactttgggcaggaactcgtccctgacctggagtgcgcactccacccttttctggctgaggaccatggcctcagagtTGGAGtggctgattctcattcccacagcTTCACTCTTGGCTGCGAACCATTCCAGTGAGAGTTAGAAATCTATCATTCAAATTCTTAAAGATATCATGCTTTGTGTGATGGTAGATACCAACAACAACCCAAGCTGATTTAAAATCgggtcaaggtcaaggtcacacCATTTTGGGGGAGTCTTATTTTTAGGCTTCTGTTGTGACTTTGGTTGTCTGCTTGGGATCATAGTGTTGTTGCGTGACCATCAGCTCATCACAGTGATAGGGGGGATAAGGTAATAGCTAACCCTAAGGCTAAAGCTGATGCTAAAgaggatgatgagacagacaaaGGGTTAAGAAACCTCACATTTCAGAATATACATTTTAGTAGCTGTACTTAAATGTGTGCCTATCAATCTCAGGTTATGTTGGCTGATTAGTTTTGTCCTAATCATAATGTGAAGCATCTGATCCACTGATGTCATTTCAGTTGCTGTGTAGAAGAAGCTTAAAAAAGATTCTTCTAACTTATTCACAACAATAAAAGGAGACATTGAAGAGAAGCCTGGAGCCTGTGAAACTGCATCAGTATTAGACAAGCTGCCCACTGTTCATGTCTTTGACCGTGAAATGAGATTTTTGATGTGTTGCTCAATAAGCACAGCTATCAGTTTGTGAACAAGGCTGCAATCAGCAGTTTACTGCCGCACTGTTGTTCCTCTTTAACTTcagtctaaaaaaaacaaacatgtttgtcGTCACCAGCTCTACAAGGCATGTAAAACTATTTACAACACATTTTATGTAGAATGAAAGGTACACTCTGTGAGTAGGTGGGGATGTTTCAAGCTATTTGTTGATTATAGTCGAATAACCCACAGATCAcctataaataaatgaataaagtaaCAGGAAACAAAGAGGTGGATGTACTTACTGAGGAAGATAAAGGAGATCAAAGTGTGGCAGACTTTCATTTTGATGCTTTGATCGTTTGTCGCTACCTCCTTGTCCTTCTTCACTGGCAAACCCGAAGCGTCTTGTTCTTTTTATGTTTGGGTTCTTCTTCTAAACACAGGACACACTCAGCCCTACTCTCCTCCCCATCTCTCTTTACCCCCTGCATTTGATCGTACTAACTGATATAATACAATGAAAGGATAAAAAATTAAAGCCCCATCTAAATGTTCAAATATGTTGAATTCATGTGATGACAAATGATCCAGTATAATTCCTGAAGCGATTTCTTCACAAATTTCAGAACTGGAGTTTTTGGTGTAAATTCAGATCTTCTACTCAGTAAGTATCAGTTTTTTTTAGTAGCAGTGAAAGACTTACTAGAGCTGAAAACTATTAATAACAACCAATTAACTAAAGAAGAACAAgttaaacataaagaaaaagaagatagTGTTTAAATACAGTTTTTGTCATGGATCCTATGTGTTAGCACATCTATACAGAATATAGTGGTGCTTCATAAACAGATGTCAAGTCATGATTCTGTCTAAATCTCTTTATGGAGTTTTGTCTTCTGCTGGGAGTCGTTCCACAGCAACATCAGACAAATATACTTCATCAAAAAGTCACCAGATTTTTTGGCAATTTTATACTTCCCTTTTTGACCCATTATCACAgatcaaaattaaataaataaacataaataaaaatccccccccccccccccccccctccatgAATCAGGGTCTGTGTCTCCCACGGATCccggggtgtgtgtgtgtgttgccagGTAGCTTTTGTTctctggtagggtctcccatggcaaatagGTCTCGGTGAAAGACTAGACGAAGGCCCTTATGAGTGTAAGCTCAAGAGAACAGCTCACCCTGCCTGGGATAGGGTTACCAGGGTCCTGCCCAGGAGCCAGGcctggggagggtgcccgagggagAGTCCTTGGTGGCCAGGTGGGACCGGAAGAAAATGggtggatgaaaaaaaaaatccctccaaataaatacatgaaattgctacttttttttttctttttctgttgtaaCCATCGTCAAGTaggttatgtttttggtagTGTTAACATGTGTATGTATCATTCTTTCTGTATGTAAACACAATAACTCAAAAAGGTTTGTGTGAATTCTAATAAAACTTTGGTGGATGTTTGCACTCTCAGAGTGCttcttgttttttggggggagggggttTGTTTTCCCCTCAGGTATGTTCTCAGAGTTTGGAAAGCCTGTTTGGAAAGAAGACATACCAATATACCAATGTTTATTATTGCTTTGCAACTTTACAGATCAGTTTGATGAGCTGTTATTTAATCCTGATATTTGTGACTACTCCTGCAGCACCCCCAGGTGGCGCCTTTGAATATAAGATGAGCTCTAATTTTGCACCAGAATGAGAGGTTAGAAGAGTCATTTTaatccaaaaaaagagaaagaaaacattcatTACTGGCATAAAATGCTTAATCTGTAAAATCTTTATCTTTTAGTAAAGTGAAGAATAAAGAAGCGTTTAAAGATGTTGTTTGTTGTATCTATCTGTGTCTGTTgtgaccaatgttccctctaatttttcacgtgtctgagcgaacgcacaaactccctgagcggtcccttggaccactgtgagtgacatcagacgtgtgcactgtggtcacgccagcatctaatccatccaagttacatggtttattaaaataatcaaactacagcatttacatttatgttagactacttttaattaactgctttagcccacttacaatgaaaatttaaaaaaatcttgttcatgacctgtgtagtatgttaacactattggaagtaaaaataactttaactccaattttgaaaacacaactttctttctttctttttttttttttcataaagctctgacttgtattatgagtctgtggtctgggagagtcctgtaactctctgtctgcaaaatacagtatataatgaccaatgttgggcaattaattatatagttacttcttcaaaaaagtaactcagtttggcaaacaacaaagttttttgcagctatttttttttttttaatgcagccaaggcgtttttttaaataaacatttcaaactatttacagaacaatcagctgttctgcatcaaatctgatgccacacacaaattatttgtgccactccaaaaaataatttctgtccagtatgagataaaggagaacaacagcctgacacctgcaggcctgacaacaggagctgtatcactcctgtaacacctgtaacattcagcagccgcctcattgttctgacacaccaacaaaactattgactacactacacactaactacacacta is from Oreochromis niloticus isolate F11D_XX linkage group LG20, O_niloticus_UMD_NMBU, whole genome shotgun sequence and encodes:
- the LOC109196122 gene encoding uncharacterized protein LOC109196122, giving the protein MKVCHTLISFIFLTLQGVVDAVIPIRTGVEGGTITVGCSFTLSGNRKLFCKEKCEKGNILIETTDDSAQSGRYSIKYIEGFFLIYTVVYVSITKLEKSDSGRYRCSLDRTPSDHLSLNWDFEIVVTEASTTFKTKSPVKPISSSAHLSSPPPPPPTRSFTSGSTLPLSAFSESTKQPKTSLASSGILLPVVIILVLVIFLLPVVLLLIYEKRAVHFNDLNRRRSSDHNQTEMVLYDDCSPTSKCEG